Proteins found in one Fulvitalea axinellae genomic segment:
- a CDS encoding DUF1456 family protein — MTNNDILRRLRYTFNYNDAKMVELFGMGGLTVTKEQIQDWLIKEDEPGHVVLVDKELATFLNGFITEKRGKKDGPMPRPEDRLNNNIILRKLRIALNLKDDGMLAVFKLADMRVGKHELSAFFRKPSQQQYRVCKDQFLRNFLMGLQKKHRKAPKKEG, encoded by the coding sequence ATGACTAACAACGACATACTGCGCAGACTGCGCTATACTTTCAATTATAACGACGCCAAAATGGTCGAGCTCTTCGGGATGGGCGGCCTTACGGTGACCAAGGAGCAAATCCAGGACTGGCTGATCAAGGAAGACGAGCCCGGCCACGTAGTGTTGGTGGATAAGGAGTTGGCGACGTTCCTCAACGGTTTTATTACCGAAAAGAGGGGCAAAAAGGACGGCCCGATGCCAAGGCCCGAGGACAGGCTCAACAACAATATCATTTTGCGCAAACTCCGCATAGCCCTGAACTTGAAGGATGACGGTATGTTGGCCGTATTCAAGCTGGCGGATATGCGCGTGGGCAAGCACGAGCTGAGCGCGTTTTTCAGAAAGCCGTCGCAACAGCAGTATAGGGTGTGCAAGGACCAGTTTCTGAGGAACTTTTTGATGGGCTTGCAAAAGAAACACCGCAAAGCGCCGAAGAAGGAGGGGTGA
- a CDS encoding tetratricopeptide repeat protein gives MKRQTLFALFALLFFGMSAGRLLAQENSILHVRVLNAQGKPLRSGTAFVAGPGGNAVSHAGLFAKATSAQVYWPDSTVSEVSKILSWDVYGGVVTFSMEKTSPKAEPLELSSQFPKNGKGGSALFAPTVRKSEKLAFDKLIVPETFEGFGQLAVGNRAVRSQALGAPVLDGGKVVAVLASAGSNGFVAVPVQGPGFVQDRPMKLGQWADKHAFDNGMLRAFVALVKKDSVSATKAFVAYARRHPDNFIALSNASELLFAKGEYSGAKKHADLALELKTDNPECLRVAGLSAFELKKYEDAVTRLKVLAGKDKPTAKVLATLAQALYKKKEYASAKEFFAKAFDAGASDADLFYLAGNASFREKAYAEAIKYYDKAEGLGRKDELVYNNRAKAKLLTEDLKGADKDYTQAIALNPAYTKAFDGRGTARFGLEQWKEATEDLGKAISLGTKNKDALRMLGVAHYKLSEYGLAAEKLAGAAKIGKAGKNEYLMAGVAQFKIGKFPSAQASLNKAKELGEDGAELHFYSGIMAYQTKKYETAIVELQTATDKGMSNAESLNMMGMAYFKTKNHESAREFLGRAVSKGYDSARTHLYLGQSQVLGGLENEALLSFSKAIMKGYTEAGVYYARGKIQYGKEAYAKAIPDFEKAKEKGYDKADFLYMYGMSAYHKGKFEVATTELILAKQKGSKEKDIPLYSGLAYAKLKQYAKAIPNLEAAARESLADNEALEILAVAHFEKKNYSGAAKAAKKVTGADKSLRILEIAGISLYKTGQKEEAQPALAKAILKGTKKAEIYEYAGRVKFAKKEYQAASADFAKALALGATDNELYLLRGSCLLRLEDYRQAIPDFVKASADENLLGKAKLGEGLCHFEMKDYAKACEALEKARDAGQTDKALFERHGVASWELSRKEPARKSLDKAIVAGSRRADVHLARGLMAFGEADHSKAVKLLSDAEALGQKSGAVYYARARSYFALKRFAEAVSDFDLAEKAGVSEAGLYRQRGEGRYIAKAYNGAVADLEKAVAKGDAEAETKMLLAKAAIRIKDYNKAVSTLDKAENGGHKTAELYYIRGRAKLKLEKPDEALADLDKSVATDSEYHDAYKARVGLAYKSKQYEKTLADANKLSAAFQDDGTSLQYGGLALFRMGKYPEALAEFVKAEEKGSASTEAKMARGYCLYLQADYAGALTYLQQAFKANNTDPKLFYALADAYYHQGEFKKAIPQFDKAIQNGASDTTVYFHRGMSHYKEKAFAKASADFDKTIEIDGQLKLAYAYRGNCRYRAKEYDKAVADFDKAIDLGVGDPQFLNNRGKAKFRLQRYDDAVEDFGKALAIDPNYVRAYQNRGAAYYKLEKYAECSADLTKAEDLKGPNDKPDGDLLFYLGDSYYRQDNFPLAVKYFENAESAGYKTKLMYFQRGRSYMKIGDFETAAEDLTKAVAKDKRYHEAFYLRFISNKSLGNDQAAMEDLNLVLKIKPDHKRALFSRASIMMEEESYQASIRDLTAVLRLERDNVEALYLRGMSFSLQENYRAAKEDFGRAISLDPKRSEFYHERALVYYQTEKNEKACDDWQKAVELGNEKAKYALDRHCQTQ, from the coding sequence ATGAAAAGGCAGACGCTTTTCGCTCTTTTTGCCCTTCTATTTTTCGGGATGTCGGCGGGCAGGCTTTTGGCCCAGGAAAATTCCATCCTCCATGTACGCGTATTGAACGCCCAGGGAAAACCTTTGCGGAGCGGTACGGCTTTCGTGGCGGGACCGGGAGGAAACGCCGTTTCCCACGCCGGACTCTTCGCCAAGGCGACTTCAGCGCAGGTTTATTGGCCAGACAGCACTGTATCGGAGGTTTCCAAGATCCTGAGTTGGGACGTTTACGGCGGCGTAGTGACTTTCTCCATGGAAAAAACTTCGCCAAAAGCGGAGCCTCTGGAACTGTCGTCGCAATTTCCGAAAAACGGGAAAGGCGGAAGCGCTTTGTTCGCCCCTACGGTAAGGAAATCCGAAAAGCTGGCCTTTGACAAACTTATTGTTCCCGAGACTTTCGAAGGATTCGGCCAATTAGCCGTCGGAAACAGAGCCGTACGCTCACAAGCGTTGGGCGCCCCTGTATTGGATGGCGGCAAAGTCGTGGCCGTTCTGGCCTCGGCGGGGAGCAACGGCTTTGTGGCCGTGCCGGTTCAAGGCCCCGGTTTTGTACAGGACCGTCCGATGAAGCTTGGCCAATGGGCCGACAAGCATGCGTTCGACAACGGAATGCTCCGGGCGTTCGTGGCTTTGGTCAAAAAGGATTCCGTATCGGCCACAAAGGCTTTTGTAGCCTACGCCCGCCGTCATCCGGACAACTTTATCGCCTTGTCGAACGCTTCAGAGCTGTTGTTTGCCAAAGGCGAATATTCGGGAGCGAAAAAACACGCCGATCTGGCCTTGGAACTGAAAACCGACAATCCGGAATGCCTTCGCGTGGCCGGGCTCAGCGCTTTCGAGCTGAAAAAATACGAAGACGCCGTAACCCGACTGAAAGTCTTGGCCGGAAAGGACAAGCCTACGGCAAAAGTCCTAGCCACTTTGGCGCAAGCCTTATATAAAAAGAAAGAATACGCTTCGGCAAAAGAGTTTTTCGCCAAGGCCTTTGACGCAGGCGCATCCGACGCCGACCTTTTTTATCTGGCCGGCAACGCCAGCTTCAGGGAAAAGGCCTACGCCGAGGCCATCAAATATTACGACAAAGCCGAAGGCCTTGGCCGCAAAGACGAACTTGTCTATAACAACAGGGCCAAAGCCAAACTGCTGACCGAAGACCTAAAAGGCGCCGACAAAGACTACACTCAGGCCATTGCCCTAAATCCGGCTTACACCAAAGCTTTCGACGGCCGCGGTACCGCGCGCTTCGGTTTGGAACAGTGGAAAGAGGCCACCGAAGACCTCGGCAAAGCGATTTCTTTGGGAACAAAAAACAAAGACGCCCTCCGTATGCTCGGCGTGGCGCATTACAAGCTCTCCGAATACGGACTGGCGGCGGAAAAACTCGCCGGCGCGGCCAAAATTGGCAAAGCCGGCAAAAACGAGTACTTGATGGCCGGCGTAGCGCAGTTCAAAATCGGGAAATTCCCTTCGGCGCAGGCCTCTTTGAACAAAGCCAAAGAACTGGGCGAAGACGGAGCCGAACTCCATTTCTACTCCGGCATAATGGCGTACCAGACCAAGAAATACGAGACCGCCATAGTGGAACTGCAGACCGCCACCGACAAGGGAATGAGCAACGCCGAGTCGCTGAACATGATGGGAATGGCTTATTTCAAAACCAAAAACCACGAATCGGCGCGGGAATTCCTCGGGAGGGCGGTATCCAAAGGATATGATTCGGCGCGCACGCACCTTTACCTCGGCCAGAGCCAAGTGTTGGGCGGTTTGGAGAACGAGGCGCTTTTGTCATTCTCCAAAGCCATTATGAAAGGCTACACCGAGGCCGGCGTTTATTATGCCCGGGGCAAAATCCAATACGGCAAGGAAGCCTACGCCAAAGCCATCCCCGATTTCGAAAAAGCCAAGGAAAAAGGCTACGACAAGGCCGACTTCCTATATATGTACGGCATGAGCGCCTACCATAAAGGCAAATTCGAGGTGGCCACTACCGAACTGATCTTGGCCAAACAAAAAGGATCGAAAGAAAAAGATATTCCGCTCTATTCCGGATTGGCCTACGCCAAACTGAAACAATACGCCAAAGCGATTCCGAACCTCGAAGCCGCCGCCCGCGAGAGCTTGGCCGATAACGAAGCCTTGGAAATATTGGCCGTGGCTCATTTCGAGAAAAAGAACTACTCGGGCGCCGCCAAAGCCGCCAAGAAAGTGACCGGAGCCGACAAAAGCCTCCGTATTCTGGAAATAGCCGGCATATCGCTATACAAGACGGGCCAAAAAGAAGAGGCCCAGCCCGCTTTGGCCAAAGCCATACTGAAAGGAACAAAGAAAGCCGAAATCTACGAATACGCCGGACGCGTTAAGTTCGCCAAGAAAGAATATCAAGCCGCTTCCGCTGACTTCGCGAAAGCCTTAGCTCTGGGCGCCACCGACAACGAACTCTACCTGCTCCGTGGCTCCTGCCTTCTTCGCTTGGAAGATTACCGGCAGGCGATTCCTGATTTCGTTAAGGCTTCCGCCGATGAAAACCTGCTCGGCAAAGCCAAACTCGGCGAAGGCCTTTGCCATTTCGAGATGAAAGACTACGCCAAAGCCTGCGAAGCTTTGGAAAAAGCCCGCGACGCAGGACAAACAGACAAAGCCCTTTTCGAACGCCACGGTGTGGCCTCTTGGGAGCTGAGCCGTAAAGAACCCGCCCGCAAAAGCCTTGACAAAGCCATAGTCGCCGGTTCCCGCCGCGCCGATGTCCATTTGGCCCGCGGGCTGATGGCTTTTGGCGAAGCCGACCATTCCAAAGCGGTCAAACTGCTGAGCGACGCCGAAGCTTTGGGACAAAAAAGTGGTGCGGTCTATTACGCCCGCGCTCGTTCCTACTTCGCCCTGAAGCGTTTTGCCGAGGCCGTTTCCGATTTTGACCTGGCCGAAAAAGCCGGCGTTTCCGAAGCGGGGCTTTATCGCCAGCGGGGCGAGGGCCGTTACATAGCCAAAGCCTACAATGGCGCCGTGGCCGATTTGGAAAAAGCCGTAGCCAAAGGCGACGCCGAAGCGGAGACAAAAATGCTATTGGCCAAAGCCGCCATCCGGATCAAGGACTACAACAAAGCGGTAAGCACATTGGACAAAGCCGAAAACGGCGGACACAAAACCGCCGAGCTCTATTATATCCGAGGTAGGGCCAAACTCAAGCTCGAAAAGCCCGACGAAGCCCTCGCCGACTTGGACAAGTCCGTAGCCACCGATTCCGAATACCACGACGCCTACAAAGCGCGGGTGGGATTGGCCTACAAAAGCAAACAATACGAGAAAACCCTGGCCGACGCCAACAAACTCTCAGCCGCTTTCCAAGACGACGGCACCAGCCTGCAATACGGTGGCTTGGCGCTCTTCCGTATGGGCAAATATCCCGAAGCATTGGCCGAATTCGTTAAAGCCGAAGAGAAAGGATCCGCATCCACCGAGGCGAAGATGGCCCGCGGATACTGCCTCTACCTACAGGCCGATTACGCCGGGGCGCTGACTTATCTCCAACAAGCGTTCAAGGCGAACAACACCGACCCGAAACTCTTCTACGCCTTGGCCGACGCCTATTATCATCAGGGAGAATTCAAAAAAGCCATTCCGCAGTTTGACAAAGCTATCCAGAACGGCGCTTCGGACACCACGGTCTATTTCCACCGCGGAATGTCGCACTATAAAGAGAAAGCGTTCGCCAAAGCTTCGGCGGATTTTGACAAAACCATCGAGATCGACGGCCAATTAAAGCTGGCCTACGCCTACCGCGGCAACTGCCGTTACCGCGCCAAGGAATACGACAAGGCCGTGGCCGATTTTGACAAAGCCATTGACCTCGGGGTAGGCGATCCGCAGTTTTTGAACAACCGAGGCAAAGCCAAATTCCGCCTTCAGCGCTACGACGACGCCGTGGAAGACTTCGGCAAAGCCTTGGCGATAGACCCAAACTACGTAAGAGCCTACCAAAACAGGGGCGCGGCTTATTACAAGCTGGAAAAATACGCCGAATGCTCCGCCGACCTCACCAAGGCCGAGGACCTGAAGGGACCAAACGACAAACCCGACGGCGATTTGCTGTTCTACTTGGGCGACTCCTATTACCGTCAGGATAATTTTCCGTTGGCCGTAAAATACTTCGAAAACGCCGAGTCCGCCGGTTACAAAACCAAGCTGATGTACTTCCAGCGCGGACGTTCCTATATGAAAATCGGTGATTTCGAGACCGCGGCGGAAGACCTCACCAAAGCCGTAGCCAAAGACAAGCGCTACCACGAGGCGTTCTACCTCCGCTTTATCTCGAACAAATCATTGGGCAACGACCAAGCCGCCATGGAGGACCTGAACCTAGTGCTGAAGATCAAGCCTGACCACAAACGGGCGCTGTTCAGCCGTGCGTCGATTATGATGGAAGAGGAGTCGTACCAAGCCTCCATCCGCGACCTTACGGCGGTGCTCCGTCTTGAGCGCGACAATGTGGAAGCCCTTTATCTACGCGGCATGTCCTTCTCGCTTCAGGAAAATTACCGCGCGGCCAAAGAGGACTTTGGCAGAGCGATTTCCCTAGACCCGAAACGCTCCGAGTTTTACCACGAACGCGCGTTGGTCTACTACCAGACAGAGAAAAACGAAAAGGCTTGCGATGATTGGCAAAAAGCCGTGGAACTGGGCAACGAGAAAGCCAAATACGCCTTGGACCGCCACTGCCAAACGCAATAA
- the rpsU gene encoding 30S ribosomal protein S21, with translation MIIVNVKENESIEKALKRFKKKFERTGVLRELRARNYYEKPSVKSRQQRIKAAYKQKLYAEQNY, from the coding sequence ATGATCATCGTAAATGTAAAAGAGAACGAGTCTATTGAGAAGGCTCTGAAGAGGTTCAAGAAGAAATTCGAGCGTACTGGCGTTTTGCGTGAGTTGAGAGCTAGAAACTACTACGAGAAGCCATCTGTAAAGAGCAGACAGCAGAGAATCAAAGCCGCTTACAAGCAAAAATTGTACGCTGAGCAAAACTACTAA
- a CDS encoding tyrosine-type recombinase/integrase has product MIETFLTYLEAEKRCSRHTVLAYRNDLQQFADFAASQNFPEDFSELRHTHVRSWILNLIESGIQPRSVNRKIAGMRSFFRFLLRRGHVTVNPMTKVRPLKVKKSLPNFVPENDMTKLLDHDGVFGDDFQGARDRMIFELLYGTGIRLSELINLKEDNIDLFTRSIKVLGKRNKERIIPFGTGLSETIKRYLVQKKALQGNSSPFFIVTNKGKQAYSVFVYRTVRKYLDMFTTIEKRSPHVLRHTFATHLVNNGAELNAVKDLLGHESLSATQVYTHNTLGKLKEIFDRAHPKA; this is encoded by the coding sequence ATGATTGAAACATTCCTCACCTACTTAGAAGCCGAAAAACGTTGCAGCCGACATACGGTCCTGGCCTATAGGAACGACCTGCAGCAATTTGCCGATTTTGCGGCTTCGCAGAATTTCCCCGAAGATTTCTCAGAATTGAGGCATACCCACGTTCGTTCGTGGATACTCAACCTTATTGAATCCGGTATACAACCCCGTTCCGTAAACCGGAAGATAGCCGGAATGCGCTCATTTTTTCGTTTCCTGCTTCGCCGGGGCCATGTTACCGTCAACCCGATGACGAAAGTGCGTCCGCTGAAGGTGAAAAAATCCCTACCCAACTTTGTCCCTGAAAATGACATGACCAAACTGCTGGATCATGACGGCGTTTTCGGCGACGATTTTCAAGGAGCCCGCGACCGAATGATTTTCGAGCTTTTATACGGAACAGGTATCAGGCTTTCCGAGTTAATCAATTTAAAAGAGGATAATATCGATTTATTCACCCGGAGCATTAAAGTCTTGGGAAAGAGGAACAAAGAACGGATTATACCTTTCGGGACCGGTCTGTCCGAAACGATAAAACGGTACTTGGTGCAGAAAAAGGCCCTGCAGGGCAACTCAAGCCCGTTTTTTATCGTAACAAATAAAGGAAAGCAAGCATATTCAGTGTTTGTTTACAGGACGGTCCGCAAGTACCTTGACATGTTTACGACTATAGAAAAGCGGAGTCCGCACGTCCTGAGACACACCTTCGCAACACACTTGGTAAACAACGGCGCGGAACTTAACGCCGTGAAAGATTTGTTGGGGCACGAAAGCCTCAGCGCAACCCAGGTGTATACCCACAATACGTTGGGCAAGCTGAAGGAAATCTTCGACAGGGCGCACCCTAAAGCATAA
- the hpf gene encoding ribosome hibernation-promoting factor, HPF/YfiA family — translation MKVQMHSLKFDADVKLVNLIQKKLDKLETFYDRIIDGEVYMKLDKDSDNGNKIIEILLNVPGNQIFAKEQAESFEIAADTAVEALRRQIKKHKEKQISQR, via the coding sequence ATGAAAGTTCAGATGCATTCCTTGAAATTCGACGCTGACGTTAAACTAGTTAACCTCATCCAGAAGAAATTAGACAAGCTGGAGACCTTCTACGACAGAATCATTGACGGTGAAGTTTATATGAAACTTGACAAGGACAGTGATAACGGTAACAAGATTATAGAGATTCTCCTGAACGTACCTGGAAACCAAATTTTTGCAAAAGAGCAAGCGGAATCATTTGAAATCGCCGCGGACACAGCGGTAGAGGCATTGAGAAGGCAAATCAAAAAACACAAAGAAAAGCAAATATCTCAGAGATAG
- a CDS encoding DUF6252 family protein gives MKTIVRTFLLIGFFCVTSLSCQTIEAPFGLNDLLPVDFASGALSAKVGGVDWKATKSITGNYEGGVLTLSGSSADDSKIQLTLAEEDLRTGSHTLPVGAATYTDGDGTFKSIDAGTLLISDLQNGLASGSFHFKVKKSEEAEELLITGGTFSQIRYIPVPTDGGGDVPKGFDMKVGSEDWKLSSITATAVSGKLIIQGADTKHNLSITVSESITKGTHEVGPNVVVMYIPDADGTKGQIGKSGSIKVTNHDTSAKKIEGSLDITLQGQIDTSLSTKITGTFSVTYSE, from the coding sequence ATGAAAACCATTGTGCGTACTTTTCTGCTAATAGGCTTTTTCTGTGTTACGTCACTTTCCTGCCAAACTATTGAAGCGCCTTTCGGACTCAATGATTTACTTCCCGTTGATTTTGCGTCAGGCGCTTTGAGCGCAAAAGTTGGCGGAGTTGACTGGAAAGCGACAAAGTCTATAACTGGGAATTATGAAGGCGGAGTCTTGACCCTTAGCGGTTCTTCTGCTGATGATTCCAAGATACAGCTCACTTTGGCGGAAGAGGATTTGAGAACAGGTTCTCACACCTTGCCTGTAGGCGCTGCGACATATACCGATGGCGACGGTACTTTTAAGTCAATTGACGCCGGAACGCTTTTGATCTCTGATTTGCAAAATGGTTTGGCGTCAGGATCTTTTCATTTCAAAGTCAAAAAGAGTGAGGAAGCTGAGGAGCTTTTGATTACGGGCGGGACATTTTCGCAGATCCGTTATATTCCTGTTCCAACAGATGGTGGAGGAGATGTACCTAAAGGGTTTGATATGAAAGTCGGATCTGAGGATTGGAAGTTATCATCGATTACTGCCACTGCAGTGTCTGGGAAGTTGATAATCCAAGGTGCGGATACTAAGCATAATTTGAGTATTACTGTCTCAGAGTCGATTACAAAAGGTACACATGAAGTTGGACCTAATGTTGTCGTTATGTATATTCCAGATGCCGATGGAACTAAAGGACAGATAGGTAAATCGGGTTCGATTAAGGTTACCAATCATGATACTTCAGCAAAGAAGATAGAGGGAAGTTTGGACATAACTCTCCAAGGTCAAATTGATACAAGCCTAAGCACAAAGATCACAGGTACCTTTTCTGTTACATATTCAGAATAG